Proteins from one Pagrus major chromosome 1, Pma_NU_1.0 genomic window:
- the LOC140998931 gene encoding uncharacterized protein has translation MYCMLIFSLFSGGFFVSKGASGTTLRSTSPGDMHTDVVSLALVQKELPLAVVVAVAAVAVLLLSLMVVLYFKLRKHRRGTGRATVGCEVAPSIDTCSTHLTQVETHSPDQLRELDPSVNVSSSDTTYATVISRRGPGAHTSIHHPVTIQTQVADPSSEDVHLLYSTVCFNRGGDALQPGGQIRSAAGPSELYATVQRPQK, from the exons atgtactgtatgttgattttcagtctgttttctgGTGGCTTCTTTGTGTCAAAAGGTGCCAGTGGTACAACACTGAGGTCCACATCACCTGGAGATATGCATACAG ATGTAGTGTCACTAGCACTGGTGCAAAAGGAGCTGCCCTTGGCTGTGGTTGtggctgtggctgctgttgcAGTCCTGCTGCTGAGTCTGATGGTGGTTTTGTACTTCAAATTGAGGAAGCACAGACGTGGTACAGGAAGAG CAACAGTTGGATGTGAAGTGGCCCCAAGCATCGACACATGCAGCACG CACCTTACACAAGTGGAGACTCACAGCCCGGATCAGCTCAGAGAATTGGACCCATCAGTCAACGTCAGTTCATCGGACACCACGTATGCTACAGTGATCAGTCGCAGAGGTCCAGGCGCCCACACATCGATTCATCATCCAGTCACAATCCAAACTCAGGTTGCTGATCCCAGCAGTGAGGACGTCCATCTGCTCTACTCCACTGTCTGCTTCAACAGAGGGGGAGACGCCCTCCAGCCCGGGGGACAGATCAGGTCGGCTGCCGGACCCTCTGAGCTGTACGCCACCGTCCAACGGCCACAAAAATAG